In Hoplias malabaricus isolate fHopMal1 chromosome 6, fHopMal1.hap1, whole genome shotgun sequence, a single window of DNA contains:
- the LOC136699571 gene encoding uncharacterized protein, with protein sequence MKYVMTTARIRFYWSRCNLVSTSLQPAPRGHERNSIFCQLAKNRCCVEVSQDFSMYSVLEFVQERSVAVVPDSWVERTSEGHFCYWPPKNKQKLIQRGSLPDKALWKKLEVRVFKSSVDYKTAHQLMRKAENTSCLEESDGSGKKLREKRPPSRYLCYTSASEDDDSFQPTKGPKVQARSPPRLSDFLAQTRCALYQDMERGLDMAREPASLPNWSEIPVVVGRELEMAQRPPIQPERSPQRDKAVMRSQPGSNAADIEAHIAETLKHAPGIARRKGNPLANSDPVESESPSYNFFTST encoded by the exons ATGAAGTACGTTATGACAACTGCGCGAATCAGATTCTACTGGTCCCGCTGCAACCTTGTGTCCACCTCTCTGCAACCTGCTCCTAGAGGGCACGAGAGAAATTCAATTTTTTGTCAGTTGGCGAAGAACCGTTGCTGCGTTGAAGTCTCACAGGATTTCAG TATGTATTCAGTTCTTGAATTTGTACAAGAGCGAAGTGTGGCTGTTGTCCCGGATTCCTGGGTGGAGAGAACATCTGAa GGACACTTTTGCTACTGGCcacctaaaaataaacaaaaattgatTCAACGTGGATCTTTGCCCGACAAAGCGTTGTGGAAAAAACTTGAAGTCAGAGTTTTTAAATCATCAG TTGATTATAAAACAGCTCATCAGCTAATGAGGAAGGCAGAGAACACTTCTTGTTTAGAGGAGTCAGATGGGAGTGGGAAGAAGCTAAGGGAAAAGAGGCCACCATCTCGCTATTTGTGTTATACCTCTGCCAGTGAGGatg ATGATAGTTTCCAACCTACCAAGGGTCCTAAAGTTCAAGCTAGATCTCCACCTAGATTGTCTGACTTTCTTGCACAAACAAGATGTGCTCTCTACCAAG ATATGGAAAGAGGGTTGGATATGGCAAGAGAACCAGCAAGTTTGCCGAATT GGTCCGAGATTCCTGTGGTTGTGGGTAGAGAACTGGAAATGGCCcaaa GACCACCCATTCAACCAGAGCGCTCTCCTCAAAGAGACA AAGCAGTGATGAGAAGCCAACCAGGATCAAACGCAGCAGACATTGAGGCTCACATAGCTGAAACTCTGAAGCATGCACCAGGGATTGCACGACGAAAAGGGAAT CCTTTGGCGAACTCAGACCCAGTGGAATCTGAATCACCATCTTATAATTTCTTTACTTCTACATGA
- the txnipa gene encoding thioredoxin interacting protein a yields MVAMTKRVKVFEIVLSDPSKVFYSSGEKVAGKVVVEVVDVTRVSSMRLLGIGCAKVEYAKGKQRCKEEIDYLKYDEVIHLDDQPSDTDGSVILRPGNKYEYSFGFELPVGHLVSSYKGKFGFVQYYVKALMESPSQPALECRKHFEVEEPIDVNTPDLLSPTGGMKEKKVTCMFIPDGQVSLNAKIDRRGFCEGEEICIDAKFENTCSRIVVPKAAIVAKHTYQANGRTKVFRQKLSSVRGNHIISGMCDAWQGKTIRVPKIKPSILGCNIIRVEYALMIYMHIPGSDKLVLELPLVIGTVPYSGFGSRTNSVSSQAGSVSTSSASWVSLRMPSSAPPSYCDVTRDCSLDQPLTPLLDDYDGGDSPIFMNSPRFQFPSLPSYSEVEEEYNGNARMLPVC; encoded by the exons ATGGTGGCGATGACCAAGAGAGTGAAGGTCTTCGAGATCGTGCTCAGCGACCCTTCCAAGGTCTTCTACAGCAGCGGGGAGAAGGTGGCCGGCAAAGTGGTGGTGGAAGTGGTCGACGTGACCCGAGTGTCTTCCATGAGGCTGCTGGGCATCGGCTGTGCGAAAGTGGAGTACGCCAAAGGCAAGCAGAGGTGCAAGGAGGAGATCGACTACCTGAAATACGACGAGGTGATCCACCTGGATGACCAGCCCTCAG acaCCGATGGCTCAGTCATCCTCCGGCCGGGCAACAAATACGAGTACAGCTTCGGCTTTGAGCTTCCAGTCGG GCATCTGGTGTCCTCCTACAAGGGCAAGTTTGGATTCGTGCAGTACTACGTGAAAGCCCTGATGGAGAGCCCGTCCCAGCCTGCTCTGGAGTGCAGGAAGCATTTTGAGGTGGAGGAGCCCATCGATGTGAACACCCCAGACCTCCTG TCTCCGACAGGTGGGATGAAGGAGAAGAAAGTCACTTGCATGTTCATCCCCGACGGCCAGGTGTCTCTCAACGCCAAGATCGACAGGCGTGGCTTCTGCGAGGGCGAGGAGATCTGCATCGACGCCAAGTTCGAGAACACCTGCTCCAGGATTGTGGTTCCCAAAGCCGCCATCGTGGCCAAGCACACGTACCAGGCCAATGGACGCACCAAAGTCTTCAGGCAGAAGCTCTCCTCCGTCCGGGGGAACCACATCATCTCCGGCATGTGTGACGCCTGGCAGGGGAAGACCATCCGCGTGCCTAAGATCAAGCCGTCCATCCTGGGCTGCAACATCATCCGCGTGGAGTATGCGCTCATG ATCTACATGCACATCCCTGGCAGTGATAAGCTGGTGCTGGAGCTGCCTCTGGTAATCGGCACCGTGCCCTACAGCGGCTTCGGGAGCCGGACGAACAGCGTCAGCAGTCAGGCTGGCTCGGTCAGCACGTCATCGGCAAGCTGGGTGTCGCTGCGCATGCCGTCATCCGCTCCTCCGAGCTACTGCGACGTGACCCGCGACTGCAGCTTGGACCAGCCCCTCACTCCGCTGCTCGACGACTACGACGGAGGAGACAGCCCCATCTTCATGAACTCTCCACGGTTCCAGTTCCCTTCACTGCCTTCCTACTCTGAG GTGGAGGAAGAATACAACGGAAACGCTCGCATGCTTCCAGTCTGTTGA